In the Pseudomonas sp. ADAK2 genome, one interval contains:
- a CDS encoding methyltransferase, with protein sequence MSDRHFDQLATRFAEKIYGGAKGAIRLAVLQADLAETLPDRPLRVLDIGAGLGHMSLWLAQRGHDVTLAEPAAPMLEGARQRFADAGQSATFIQAPWQDLLGQLTEPYDLVLCHAVLEWLAEPHAILPVLHQLTTKEGWLSLAFYNRDALIYRNLLKGHFRKMRKNDMAGEKQSLTPQQPLDPRELAAQLEGMWQVETQSGVRVFHDYMPVEFQARAELVDLLEMELAHRRHPSFAGLGRYLHWICRPI encoded by the coding sequence ATGAGCGACCGTCATTTCGATCAATTGGCGACCCGTTTCGCGGAAAAAATCTACGGCGGGGCCAAAGGCGCGATTCGCCTGGCCGTGCTGCAAGCCGACCTGGCCGAAACCCTGCCGGACCGTCCGCTGCGCGTCCTCGACATTGGCGCTGGCCTCGGCCATATGTCGCTGTGGCTGGCCCAGCGCGGGCATGACGTGACCCTCGCCGAACCCGCCGCACCAATGCTCGAAGGCGCGCGCCAACGCTTCGCCGACGCCGGGCAGAGCGCGACCTTCATTCAGGCGCCGTGGCAGGATCTGCTCGGCCAGCTCACCGAACCCTACGACCTCGTGCTGTGTCACGCCGTGCTGGAATGGCTGGCCGAACCCCACGCGATCCTGCCGGTATTGCATCAACTCACGACCAAGGAGGGCTGGTTATCCCTGGCCTTCTATAACCGCGACGCGCTGATCTACCGCAACCTGCTCAAGGGCCACTTCCGCAAAATGCGCAAGAACGACATGGCCGGCGAGAAGCAGAGCCTGACCCCGCAACAGCCGCTTGATCCGCGGGAACTGGCGGCGCAACTTGAAGGTATGTGGCAGGTCGAAACCCAGAGTGGGGTGCGGGTTTTTCACGACTACATGCCGGTGGAATTCCAGGCCCGCGCCGAACTGGTGGACTTGCTCGAAATGGAACTGGCCCACCGTCGTCACCCAAGCTTCGCCGGGCTTGGGCGTTACTTGCACTGGATCTGTCGGCCGATCTGA